In one window of Maribacter sp. BPC-D8 DNA:
- a CDS encoding endo-1,4-beta-xylanase: MIYKKRSCSQIVIILVALIVFTFTACKSLNQKTTAEAGLKDVSEFPIGTAININKLINDQALMALQISNFNSITATGDMKMRSILPFENEFNWKKADTLLYYANKHNQRLFGHNLIWHSSTPKWVEEKGANDSLWLGEFMKDYIHKYVGRYKGKVAGWDVVNEAFESKGGAYRKTFWYNNLGKEYIANAFRYAHEADPEAVLFYNDFNIERDTSKLDAVLKMVEKFKKEGVPIHGIGFQMHIRMDTPNEVIAYSLEKAAETGLQIHLSEVDIIFNSHNDERLGGIENYSSITNEMKLAQAEKYKNLVLMYRSIVPKEQQFGITFWDFTDRDSWIKGFFNMKDWPTIYDDDLKPKPAYYGFLEGLKVEIEKK, translated from the coding sequence ATGATATATAAAAAACGAAGTTGTTCTCAAATTGTAATTATTCTTGTCGCCTTAATTGTGTTTACTTTTACAGCCTGTAAAAGTTTAAACCAAAAAACTACGGCTGAAGCAGGTTTAAAAGACGTTTCAGAATTTCCAATTGGTACGGCAATTAATATCAACAAATTGATCAATGATCAAGCATTAATGGCTTTGCAGATTTCAAATTTCAATAGTATTACAGCTACTGGTGATATGAAAATGCGGTCGATTTTACCTTTTGAAAACGAGTTTAATTGGAAAAAGGCCGATACCCTATTGTATTATGCCAACAAGCACAACCAACGTCTTTTTGGTCATAATCTTATTTGGCACAGTAGTACACCTAAATGGGTAGAAGAAAAGGGTGCTAACGATAGCTTATGGTTAGGAGAATTTATGAAAGATTATATTCATAAATATGTCGGTCGATACAAAGGAAAAGTCGCAGGATGGGATGTGGTTAACGAAGCGTTTGAATCTAAAGGTGGTGCCTATAGAAAAACATTCTGGTACAATAATTTGGGTAAAGAATATATTGCAAATGCCTTTCGATATGCCCATGAAGCAGATCCTGAAGCCGTGTTGTTTTATAATGATTTTAATATTGAGCGTGATACTTCAAAATTAGATGCCGTTTTAAAAATGGTCGAAAAATTTAAAAAAGAGGGAGTACCTATTCATGGCATTGGTTTTCAAATGCATATCCGCATGGATACTCCAAATGAAGTCATTGCTTATTCATTAGAAAAAGCGGCTGAAACAGGTTTGCAAATTCACTTGTCTGAAGTCGATATTATTTTTAATTCCCACAACGACGAAAGATTAGGTGGTATTGAAAATTATAGTTCGATTACTAATGAAATGAAACTAGCACAGGCTGAAAAATATAAAAATCTAGTTCTAATGTATCGTAGCATAGTTCCGAAAGAACAGCAATTTGGGATTACATTTTGGGATTTTACAGATAGAGATTCTTGGATTAAAGGTTTTTTTAATATGAAAGATTGGCCTACTATTTATGATGATGATTTAAAACCTAAACCAGCCTATTATGGTTTTCTAGAGGGTTTAAAAGTGGAAATAGAAAAGAAATAA
- a CDS encoding transposase — protein sequence MYTKHFKYMYKNDGYVKRYSESFKLKVLAELTKGNHSKRQIALTYGIQSSTINVWIKKYDRKDLMNTRVTVQTDDELSRIKALQKELKQLKDLLIKKDLDKLVTDSYLEVAAENLGYRDVEELKKT from the coding sequence ATGTATACAAAACACTTCAAGTATATGTATAAAAATGATGGATATGTAAAACGCTATAGTGAGAGCTTTAAGCTCAAGGTATTGGCAGAACTAACCAAAGGAAACCATTCCAAAAGACAAATTGCATTAACTTACGGTATACAATCCAGTACTATAAACGTATGGATAAAAAAGTACGATCGTAAAGATCTAATGAACACCCGTGTAACCGTGCAAACAGACGATGAACTTTCCCGTATCAAAGCCCTGCAAAAAGAGCTAAAGCAACTTAAGGACCTTCTTATTAAAAAGGACCTGGACAAACTGGTGACCGATAGCTATCTCGAGGTCGCTGCTGAGAACCTGGGCTATAGAGATGTTGAGGAATTAAAAAAAACTTAA
- a CDS encoding IS3 family transposase gives MKVAPINRNERLYSIGTICNAFDLKRDAYYKFQKRFVIKKQIEQDIIELVRESRRTLPREGTRKLMRSLKDEFYKYDLKVGRDQLFRILRENRLLIRRKKYSSRTTNSYHRFYKYGNIIKDLKINRPNQVWASDITYIRTIKGFCYLALITDMYSRKIVGFDLSDSLELKGCVRALNKAIYNAKNIDHLIHHSDRGIQYCSNVYTQILKRKKIKISMTEENHCYENALAERVNGILKDEFYLDQTFTSVVHAKKAAKNAIKLYNSKRLHLSLDYKTPNYVHQYAA, from the coding sequence ATGAAAGTAGCACCGATAAACCGTAATGAAAGGCTGTATTCAATTGGTACTATCTGTAATGCCTTTGATCTGAAAAGAGATGCCTATTACAAATTTCAAAAACGTTTTGTTATCAAAAAACAGATAGAACAGGATATAATCGAACTTGTTCGGGAAAGTAGAAGAACACTACCTCGTGAAGGTACCAGAAAACTCATGAGATCATTAAAAGATGAGTTTTATAAGTACGACCTTAAAGTAGGTAGAGACCAGCTGTTCCGTATCCTAAGAGAAAATCGATTGCTCATTAGAAGAAAGAAGTACTCCTCTAGAACCACCAATTCATATCACCGGTTTTACAAGTATGGCAATATTATAAAAGACTTAAAAATCAATAGACCTAATCAAGTCTGGGCTTCCGATATAACCTATATCAGAACCATTAAAGGATTCTGTTACCTAGCATTGATTACAGACATGTACTCACGTAAAATCGTTGGGTTTGACCTAAGTGATAGCCTAGAACTAAAAGGTTGTGTCAGAGCTTTAAATAAGGCTATTTACAATGCCAAAAACATTGACCACCTTATTCATCACTCGGACAGAGGTATTCAATATTGCAGTAATGTCTATACCCAAATACTAAAAAGAAAGAAAATTAAAATCAGTATGACTGAAGAAAACCATTGCTATGAAAACGCCCTAGCAGAAAGGGTAAACGGTATTCTAAAAGATGAATTTTATCTTGACCAAACCTTTACCAGCGTGGTACATGCTAAAAAAGCAGCCAAAAATGCAATCAAACTATACAACTCTAAAAGATTGCATTTATCTTTAGATTATAAAACACCTAATTACGTGCATCAATATGCCGCTTAA
- a CDS encoding toxin-antitoxin system YwqK family antitoxin, translated as MRINNLKFLLVILSYFAISQHVNSQSKIYFNKDWKTTTKEEAQYYRILQKKNDSLFHIKDYYINGNLQMEGYFSNLEEETLEGENVFYTANGKISDRVNYKKGILHGLRTVYLENGKIDYTTEYVDGTVYEGVNMGGYYKEFYEKGKLIKMVEFDAPNYFNKLATRIYGIEKDTIYWMSNKGDELIGTGIYDSSSSKIIDGLDISHQLLIIVYTNYKNSKREGIQKVFYRNELLAEQTFVNDVVVLERSINPFTGETVEINFKDGEPYNGRLFQFDQFTQYYNEYIYKEGEVNIANYYELVDGKLQLNTEKSYKKTPE; from the coding sequence ATGAGAATAAACAACCTTAAATTTTTACTAGTTATACTATCATATTTTGCTATCTCTCAACATGTCAACAGTCAATCTAAAATTTATTTTAACAAAGACTGGAAAACAACCACTAAAGAAGAAGCTCAATATTATAGAATACTTCAAAAAAAGAATGACTCCCTTTTTCATATCAAAGATTATTACATCAATGGTAACTTACAAATGGAAGGTTATTTTTCTAATTTGGAAGAAGAAACATTAGAAGGGGAAAATGTATTTTATACTGCTAATGGCAAAATTTCTGATAGAGTAAATTATAAAAAAGGCATTTTACACGGCCTACGAACTGTTTACCTAGAAAATGGTAAAATAGATTACACAACCGAGTATGTAGATGGTACCGTTTATGAAGGGGTAAATATGGGTGGCTATTACAAAGAATTTTACGAAAAAGGTAAATTGATTAAAATGGTAGAATTCGATGCACCAAATTATTTCAACAAGCTTGCAACACGAATATACGGTATAGAAAAAGACACCATATATTGGATGAGCAATAAAGGCGACGAACTTATAGGCACTGGTATATATGACAGTTCGAGTTCTAAGATTATAGATGGTTTAGATATCTCGCACCAGCTTTTAATAATTGTATACACCAACTACAAAAACAGTAAAAGAGAAGGTATTCAAAAAGTATTTTATAGAAATGAATTACTAGCAGAACAAACCTTTGTTAATGATGTTGTAGTTCTAGAAAGATCTATAAACCCATTCACTGGTGAAACTGTAGAAATCAATTTTAAAGATGGAGAACCTTACAATGGCCGCCTTTTTCAATTTGATCAGTTTACTCAATATTACAATGAATATATTTATAAAGAAGGTGAAGTCAATATTGCAAACTACTATGAATTAGTTGATGGAAAATTACAACTGAACACTGAAAAGTCATATAAAAAAACACCTGAATAA